The Bifidobacteriaceae bacterium genome contains a region encoding:
- a CDS encoding MFS transporter produces MRVLANRNFALLVAGQIVSIVGSAVLRFALDLYVLDITGRADVFALVLALSTLPGIVFTPIGGAIADRFPKRNLMVGLDAASAALVLGLVFLMGAGLDPVAVIGVVLALLCLISAMYQPTVQASVPALVGEDQLADANGLVAGIGAVSSFAAPALGGVLYGLIGVEALLAVSCGAFAASSVMEVFIRIPFARRACDKPLAAMLLGDVREGFRFVWRGNPLVFRVIALACALNMLATPVFVIGVPYSLRLTLHSSDAMYGLGLAITEVATVVGAVFAGRLTRRLSVSTLHRAVWLFAALTAPMAAAMLPSVLALGYWPPFAGFFAFEIAAVITATALSVFAITEIQKSTPKDMIGKVMAILLAGSQIAAPIGQIAYGFAFEASGGNARIPFIVAACMAGLIAAAAKPVLNSPKLKGTCIAANSVTQ; encoded by the coding sequence GTGAGGGTGCTCGCAAACCGGAACTTCGCGCTGCTCGTGGCGGGCCAGATAGTCTCCATTGTCGGCTCGGCGGTCCTGCGGTTCGCCCTCGACTTGTACGTTCTCGACATCACCGGCCGGGCCGATGTGTTCGCGCTGGTACTGGCCCTGTCCACCCTGCCCGGCATCGTCTTCACCCCGATTGGCGGGGCGATAGCCGACCGTTTCCCCAAACGGAACCTGATGGTCGGCCTGGACGCCGCCAGCGCCGCCCTCGTGCTCGGTCTGGTCTTCCTGATGGGCGCAGGCCTGGACCCAGTCGCTGTCATCGGCGTGGTGCTGGCGCTGCTGTGCCTGATCAGCGCCATGTACCAGCCAACCGTCCAAGCCTCCGTTCCCGCGTTGGTGGGCGAAGACCAATTGGCCGATGCGAACGGATTGGTGGCCGGCATCGGGGCGGTCTCATCGTTCGCCGCCCCGGCGTTAGGTGGTGTCTTGTACGGCCTGATCGGCGTTGAGGCGTTGCTGGCCGTCAGTTGTGGCGCGTTCGCCGCCTCGTCCGTGATGGAGGTCTTCATCCGTATCCCGTTCGCCCGCCGCGCCTGCGACAAGCCGCTGGCGGCGATGCTGCTGGGCGACGTGCGCGAAGGGTTCCGTTTCGTTTGGCGCGGCAACCCGCTGGTGTTCCGCGTCATCGCCCTGGCCTGCGCGTTGAACATGCTCGCCACCCCGGTGTTCGTCATTGGCGTGCCTTACAGCCTCCGGTTGACTTTGCACTCCTCGGACGCCATGTACGGGCTTGGGCTGGCCATCACCGAGGTTGCCACTGTTGTTGGGGCGGTCTTCGCCGGAAGACTCACCCGCCGCCTGAGCGTGTCGACCTTGCACAGGGCCGTGTGGCTCTTCGCCGCTCTGACCGCGCCGATGGCGGCCGCCATGCTGCCATCCGTCCTCGCCTTGGGCTATTGGCCGCCGTTCGCCGGGTTCTTTGCTTTCGAGATTGCCGCCGTCATCACCGCTACCGCGCTGTCGGTGTTCGCGATCACCGAGATCCAAAAGAGCACCCCGAAGGACATGATCGGCAAGGTCATGGCGATCCTGCTGGCCGGTTCCCAGATCGCCGCGCCCATCGGCCAGATCGCCTATGGGTTCGCGTTCGAGGCGTCCGGCGGCAACGCGCGGATACCGTTCATCGTCGCCGCCTGCATGGCCGGTCTCATCGCCGCCGCCGCCAAACCTGTGCTCAATTCACCCAAGTTGAAAGGAACCTGCATTGCTGCCAACAGTGTCACTCAATGA